One genomic window of Cinclus cinclus chromosome 6, bCinCin1.1, whole genome shotgun sequence includes the following:
- the CD151 gene encoding CD151 antigen produces the protein MREYTEKKETCGTICLKYLLFIFNFFFWLAGGAVMAVGTWTLAEKSDYISLLSSSTYSATAYILVVAGVVVMVTGILGCCATFKERRNLLRVYFILLLCIFLLEIIAGILAYIYYQQLSLELKQNLKNTMTQKYRREGEESVTSAVDKLQQEFKCCGSNNYTDWADSLWIKSPEASGRKVPDSCCKTITDLCGRRDHPSNIYKESGCITKLENFIQEHLKIIGAVGISIACVQIFGMIFTCCLYKSLKSEPY, from the exons ATGCGTGAGTatacagaaaagaaggaaacatgtGGGACCATCTGTCTGAAGTACCTTCTCTTCATCTTCAACTTCTTCTTCTGG CTGGCTGGTGGGGCTGTGATGGCAGTGGGCACCTGGACCCTGGCTGAGAAGAGTGACTACATCAGCCTGCTCTCCTCCAGCACATACTCAGCAACTGCTTATATCCTGGTGGTGGCTGGTGTGGTGGTCATGGTCACTGGCATCCTTGGGTGCTGTGCCACCTTCAAAGAGCGGCGGAATTTGCTAAGAGTG TACTTCATATTGTTGCTATGCATCTTTCTCCTGGAGATCATTGCAGGAATCCTGGCCTATATCTACTACCAGCAG ctgagcctggagctgAAGCAAAATTTGAAGAACACCATGACCCAGAAGTAccggagggagggagaagagagtGTTACCAGTGCAGTGGACAAACTGCAGCAGGAG TTCAAGTGCTGTGGGAGCAACAACTACACGGACTGGGCCGACAGCCTGTGGATCAAATCTCCAGAAGCCAGTGGGAGGAAAGTCCCAGACAGCTGCTGTAAGACGATCACTGACCTGTGTGGCAGAAGAGACCATCCTTCCAACATCTACAAGGAG AGTGGTTGCATTACCAAACTGGAAAACTTCATTCAAGAGCATCTGAAAATTATCGGGGCAGTGGGCATCAGCATTGCTTGTGTGCAG ATCTTTGGGATGATTTTCACCTGCTGCTTGTACAAGAGTTTAAAGTCAGAACCATATTAA